A genomic stretch from Thermomonospora umbrina includes:
- a CDS encoding cytochrome P450: MTPDPITRSPLGAAVTVEELETDPHPALARLRATEPVSWVPALGGWLVTRHDLALRVMRDAAAYTVDDPRFSTARVIGPSMLSLDGRAHGRHRDAFSRPFRPAATRERFTAFVHDEVDRLVAALRPAGHAELRGEFAGPLAVAVVAEALALRDVDPGTVRSWYEAFVTAISDITAGRPGEAGGAYDRLRAAIADPAPGSPLTEAAAGAEGLTDDEVTANAAVLMFGGIDTTEGMIVNAVRHLLIHPGELALVREDPGLLDAAIEESLRLEPSASVVDRYATADAELGGASIRAGDLVRVSLAGACRDPGVFPDPDRYDVRRANAADHLAFAHGPHFCFGAHLARLEARTALRALLDRLPGLRLEPGRPHDPRGLVFRKPEALRVRWDAFTL; encoded by the coding sequence ATGACACCGGACCCGATCACCCGGTCCCCCCTCGGCGCCGCCGTCACGGTCGAGGAGCTGGAGACCGACCCGCACCCGGCGCTGGCACGCCTGCGCGCGACCGAGCCCGTCTCCTGGGTGCCCGCCCTCGGCGGCTGGCTCGTCACCCGCCACGACCTGGCGCTGCGGGTGATGCGCGACGCCGCCGCCTACACCGTGGACGACCCCCGTTTCTCCACCGCCCGGGTGATCGGGCCCAGCATGCTGTCCCTGGACGGCCGCGCCCACGGCCGGCACCGCGACGCGTTCTCCCGCCCGTTCCGGCCCGCCGCCACCCGGGAACGGTTCACCGCGTTCGTCCACGACGAGGTGGACCGGCTGGTCGCCGCGCTGCGGCCGGCCGGGCACGCCGAACTGCGCGGCGAGTTCGCCGGGCCGCTCGCCGTCGCGGTGGTCGCCGAGGCCCTCGCCCTGCGCGACGTCGACCCCGGCACCGTCCGCTCCTGGTACGAGGCGTTCGTCACCGCGATCTCCGACATCACGGCGGGTCGCCCGGGCGAGGCCGGCGGGGCCTACGACCGGCTGCGCGCCGCGATCGCCGACCCCGCGCCGGGCTCCCCGCTGACGGAGGCCGCCGCCGGGGCGGAGGGCCTGACCGACGACGAGGTGACGGCCAACGCCGCGGTGCTGATGTTCGGCGGCATCGACACCACCGAGGGCATGATCGTCAACGCGGTCCGGCACCTGCTGATCCACCCCGGGGAGCTCGCCCTCGTCCGCGAGGATCCCGGCCTGCTCGACGCCGCCATCGAGGAGTCGCTGCGGCTGGAGCCGTCGGCGTCCGTCGTGGACCGTTACGCCACCGCCGACGCGGAACTGGGCGGGGCGTCGATCCGGGCCGGCGACCTGGTCCGGGTGTCGTTGGCGGGGGCCTGCCGCGACCCCGGCGTCTTCCCCGACCCCGACCGCTACGACGTGCGGCGCGCCAACGCCGCCGACCACCTGGCGTTCGCGCACGGCCCGCACTTCTGCTTCGGCGCCCATCTGGCCCGGCTGGAGGCCCGCACGGCGCTGCGGGCCCTCCTCGACCGGCTGCCCGGGCTGCGCCTGGAGCCCGGACGGCCGCACGATCCCCGTGGGCTGGTGTTCCGCAAGCCCGAGGCGTTGCGCGTCCGGTGGGACGCCTTTACATTGTAG
- a CDS encoding rhodanese-like domain-containing protein: MVHNIDRARVRELADARDARIVEVLPLDEYARAHLPGAAHLPLAELAHDLPPWLDPARPIVVYCANSECDLSPRAAHRLEHLGARDVHDYTAGKRDWLSADLPYDGDAVLVSLRTRRDPVVAALDDAVDEVADRVLGDAAGLAVVVDDGGVVQGVVGGRELTGSSTGDRAGDVMNTGVTTVRPGEEVDPLVERMRRAAIDDMVVTRPDGTLVGLFSLALVRDPRSGPRP, translated from the coding sequence ATGGTCCACAACATCGACCGCGCCCGGGTGCGGGAGCTGGCCGACGCCCGGGACGCGCGGATCGTCGAGGTCCTGCCCCTCGACGAGTACGCCCGGGCCCACCTGCCGGGCGCCGCGCACCTGCCCCTCGCCGAACTCGCCCACGACCTGCCGCCCTGGCTGGACCCCGCCCGCCCGATCGTCGTGTACTGCGCGAACTCCGAATGCGACCTGAGCCCGCGCGCCGCCCACCGGCTGGAGCACCTGGGCGCCCGCGACGTCCACGACTACACGGCGGGCAAGCGGGACTGGCTGTCGGCCGACCTCCCCTACGACGGCGACGCCGTCCTGGTCTCACTGCGCACCCGCCGCGACCCGGTCGTGGCGGCACTGGACGACGCGGTGGACGAGGTCGCCGACCGCGTCCTCGGCGACGCGGCGGGACTGGCCGTGGTCGTCGACGACGGCGGCGTCGTGCAGGGCGTGGTCGGCGGCCGCGAACTGACCGGATCCTCGACGGGCGACCGCGCCGGCGACGTCATGAACACCGGCGTGACCACCGTGCGCCCCGGTGAGGAGGTCGATCCCCTCGTGGAGCGGATGCGCCGCGCCGCGATCGACGACATGGTCGTCACCCGCCCCGACGGCACGCTGGTCGGCCTGTTCTCCCTGGCCCTCGTCCGCGACCCCCGCTCCGGGCCGCGGCCCTGA
- a CDS encoding KamA family radical SAM protein gives MTAVLHTEAPERAQPYEYRRRPLTEPDWRRLPGWHDVTRADWESAQWQRAHCVKNVRQLRAVLGDLIDDAFYADLERDQATRATMSMLVTPQMLNTMDTAGTDAFYADPVRRYMIPVFSDRRADWPSHPRAARDSLHEAEMWAVEGLTHRYPTKVLAEILPTCPQYCGHCTRMDLVGNPTPTVAKHRFGLRPPDRHEAMLDYLRRTPSVRDVVVSGGDVANMPWPRLEAFVSALLDVDNIRDIRLATKALMGLPQHWLQDDVLAGMERLAVKARERGAQIAVHTHVNTARSVTPLVARAARALLDTGIRDVRNQGVLLRGVNTDPHALLDLSFALLDEAQIMPYYLYMCDMIPGSEHWRLAVWEAQELQLAIMGYLPGFATPRIVCDVPYVGKRWVHQPVDYDRVRGVSYWTKNYRTGVDAADPDALAHRYEYFDPIHTLPPEGRDWWRERAARPA, from the coding sequence ATGACCGCCGTCCTGCACACCGAGGCCCCCGAACGGGCCCAGCCCTACGAATACCGACGCCGCCCCCTCACCGAGCCCGACTGGCGACGGCTGCCCGGCTGGCACGACGTCACCCGCGCCGACTGGGAGTCCGCCCAATGGCAGCGCGCCCACTGCGTCAAGAACGTCCGCCAACTGCGCGCCGTCCTCGGCGACCTCATCGACGACGCGTTCTACGCCGACCTCGAACGCGACCAGGCCACCCGCGCCACCATGTCCATGCTGGTCACCCCGCAGATGCTCAACACCATGGACACCGCCGGCACCGACGCGTTCTACGCCGACCCCGTCCGCCGCTACATGATCCCGGTGTTCAGCGACCGCCGCGCCGACTGGCCCTCGCACCCGCGCGCCGCCCGCGACTCCCTCCACGAGGCCGAGATGTGGGCCGTCGAGGGGCTCACCCACCGCTACCCCACCAAGGTCCTCGCCGAGATCCTGCCCACCTGCCCCCAGTACTGCGGCCACTGCACCCGCATGGACCTGGTCGGCAACCCCACGCCCACCGTCGCCAAGCACAGGTTCGGCCTGCGACCGCCCGACCGGCACGAGGCCATGCTCGACTACCTGCGCCGCACCCCGTCCGTCCGCGACGTCGTCGTCTCCGGCGGGGACGTCGCCAACATGCCCTGGCCACGGCTGGAAGCCTTCGTCTCCGCGCTCCTGGACGTCGACAACATCCGCGACATCCGCCTGGCCACCAAGGCCCTCATGGGCCTGCCCCAGCACTGGCTCCAGGACGACGTCCTGGCCGGCATGGAACGCCTCGCCGTCAAGGCCCGCGAACGCGGCGCGCAGATCGCCGTGCACACCCACGTCAACACCGCCCGCTCCGTCACGCCCCTCGTCGCCCGCGCCGCCCGCGCCCTCCTCGACACCGGCATCCGCGACGTCCGCAACCAGGGCGTCCTGCTGCGCGGCGTCAACACCGACCCGCACGCCCTGCTGGACCTGTCGTTCGCGCTGCTCGACGAGGCGCAGATCATGCCCTACTACCTGTACATGTGCGACATGATCCCCGGCAGCGAGCACTGGCGGCTCGCCGTCTGGGAGGCCCAGGAGCTCCAACTGGCGATCATGGGCTACCTGCCGGGGTTCGCCACGCCCCGGATCGTCTGCGACGTCCCCTACGTCGGCAAGCGCTGGGTCCACCAACCCGTCGACTACGACCGCGTGCGCGGCGTCTCCTACTGGACCAAGAACTACCGCACCGGCGTGGACGCGGCCGACCCCGACGCCCTCGCCCACCGGTACGAGTACTTCGACCCCATCCACACCCTGCCCCCCGAGGGACGGGACTGGTGGCGCGAACGGGCCGCCCGACCCGCCTAG
- a CDS encoding DUF3616 domain-containing protein: MIVERQVTLRFADESQAAQTHTNLSAVRQDGRCLWVAGDETATVERLTALHDADGRVIGYGDQRTVALADLVDLPAGPEEEADIEGLARSDGWLWAVGSHSLKRKRIKDGQNDAKARRRLATVVREENRHVLVRMPLVPGADGLPEAVAEDGARTAAVLGGRGDSLTDLLADDPHLAPFLPIPSKDNGIDIEGIAAVGERLYIGFRGPVLRGWAVLVEIQPETHPDDPRRLRLRRVDGQARYRTHFLDLGGLGIRDLCPDGDDLLILAGPTMSLSGPVRVLRWPGAAKIEAADVVRADELETVGDLPHGDGEDHAEGIAVLDESHGAGPTLLVVYDSPAGDRLTDDGGIHADVVSFAR, translated from the coding sequence ATGATCGTCGAACGCCAGGTCACATTGCGCTTCGCTGACGAGAGCCAGGCCGCGCAGACCCACACCAACCTGTCCGCGGTCCGCCAGGACGGCCGCTGCCTGTGGGTGGCCGGCGACGAGACCGCCACCGTGGAGCGGCTCACCGCCCTCCACGACGCCGACGGCCGCGTCATCGGCTACGGCGACCAGCGCACCGTCGCGCTGGCGGACCTGGTCGACCTGCCCGCCGGCCCCGAGGAGGAGGCCGACATCGAGGGCCTCGCGCGCTCCGACGGCTGGCTGTGGGCGGTCGGCTCGCACAGCCTCAAGCGCAAGCGCATCAAGGACGGGCAGAACGACGCCAAGGCGCGGCGTCGCCTGGCCACCGTGGTCCGCGAGGAGAACCGCCACGTCCTGGTGCGGATGCCGCTGGTCCCCGGAGCCGACGGCCTGCCCGAGGCCGTCGCCGAGGACGGCGCGCGCACCGCGGCCGTCCTGGGCGGACGCGGCGACTCCCTCACCGACCTGCTCGCCGACGATCCCCACCTGGCGCCGTTCCTGCCCATCCCCAGCAAGGACAACGGCATCGACATCGAGGGCATCGCCGCCGTCGGCGAACGGCTCTACATCGGCTTCCGCGGCCCGGTGCTGCGCGGCTGGGCCGTGCTCGTGGAGATCCAGCCGGAGACCCACCCCGACGACCCCCGCCGGCTGCGGCTGCGCCGCGTCGACGGCCAGGCCCGCTACCGCACCCACTTCCTGGACCTCGGCGGCCTGGGCATCCGCGACCTGTGCCCGGACGGCGACGACCTGCTGATCCTCGCCGGCCCGACGATGTCGCTCAGCGGGCCCGTCCGCGTGCTCCGCTGGCCGGGCGCCGCCAAGATCGAGGCCGCCGACGTGGTGCGCGCCGACGAGCTCGAGACCGTCGGCGACCTGCCGCACGGCGACGGCGAGGACCACGCCGAGGGCATCGCCGTCCTCGACGAGTCCCACGGGGCCGGCCCGACCCTGCTGGTCGTCTACGACAGCCCCGCCGGAGACCGGCTGACCGACGACGGCGGCATCCACGCCGACGTCGTCTCCTTCGCCCGCTGA
- a CDS encoding acyl-CoA dehydrogenase family protein: MFEWSSEDLMIRDAVRGWIDAEVRPRLDDLDSGDLPPYDLIRDLFRTFGLDEMARSSFKARAAKEDDSGGPGGDPSMTILPIVELCKVSPGLVTAMGVSLGLAAGTVMKRGTPEQRERWGLDLLTMDKVGAWAITEPGSGSDAFGGMQATARREGDDYVLNGSKTFITNGPHADTIVFYCKLDDGRAPRDREILTFVLDRGMPGLEQSRPLRKMGLHSSPTGELFLTDVRAGADRLLTGGSGDGKESARQNFVTERAGVAAMALGVIEECLRLSVDYARTRVLWDKPIGDYQLIQLKLATMEVARLNVQNLVFRHVEMQRAGRTPTLAEASAMKLYAARAASEVAQEAVQLFGGNGYMSEFRVEQLARDAKSFQIYAGTDEIQITHIARDLLSR, from the coding sequence ATGTTCGAGTGGTCGAGCGAGGACCTGATGATCCGGGACGCGGTGCGCGGCTGGATCGACGCGGAGGTGCGCCCGCGCCTCGACGACCTCGACTCCGGCGACCTGCCGCCCTACGACCTCATCCGCGACCTGTTCCGCACCTTCGGCCTGGACGAGATGGCGCGCTCGTCGTTCAAGGCGCGCGCCGCCAAGGAGGACGACTCCGGCGGGCCCGGCGGCGACCCCTCCATGACCATCCTGCCGATCGTCGAGCTGTGCAAGGTCTCCCCCGGCCTGGTCACCGCCATGGGCGTCAGCCTCGGCCTGGCCGCCGGGACCGTCATGAAGCGCGGCACCCCCGAGCAGCGCGAACGGTGGGGCCTGGACCTGCTCACCATGGACAAGGTCGGCGCCTGGGCCATCACCGAGCCCGGCTCCGGCAGCGACGCCTTCGGCGGGATGCAGGCCACCGCCCGCCGGGAGGGCGACGACTACGTCCTCAACGGGAGCAAGACCTTCATCACCAACGGCCCGCACGCCGACACCATCGTCTTCTACTGCAAGCTCGACGACGGCCGCGCCCCCCGCGACCGCGAGATCCTCACCTTCGTCCTGGACCGCGGCATGCCCGGCCTGGAGCAGAGCAGGCCGCTGCGCAAGATGGGCCTGCACTCCTCCCCCACCGGCGAGCTGTTCCTCACCGACGTGCGCGCGGGCGCCGACCGGCTGCTGACCGGCGGGTCCGGCGACGGCAAGGAGTCCGCCCGCCAGAACTTCGTGACCGAGCGCGCCGGCGTCGCCGCCATGGCCCTCGGCGTCATCGAGGAGTGCCTGCGCCTGTCCGTCGACTACGCCAGGACGCGCGTCCTGTGGGACAAGCCGATCGGCGACTACCAGCTCATCCAGCTCAAGCTGGCCACGATGGAGGTCGCCCGCCTGAACGTCCAGAACCTCGTCTTCAGGCACGTGGAGATGCAGCGCGCCGGCCGCACCCCGACCCTCGCCGAGGCGTCGGCGATGAAGCTGTACGCCGCCCGGGCCGCCAGCGAGGTCGCCCAGGAGGCCGTGCAGTTGTTCGGCGGCAACGGCTACATGAGCGAGTTCCGCGTCGAGCAGCTCGCCCGCGACGCCAAGTCGTTCCAGATCTACGCCGGCACCGACGAGATCCAGATCACCCACATCGCGCGAGACCTGCTGTCGCGGTGA